Proteins encoded together in one Bacteroides ovatus window:
- a CDS encoding helix-turn-helix domain-containing protein, translating into METNNHQIVDYSAVLEAQYGALGTPERAKFDEEAYAFYTSQILLDARKNARLTQEELAKRIGANKSYISRIEKGITVPSVATFYRIINALGLTIELKPAL; encoded by the coding sequence ATGGAGACAAACAATCATCAAATCGTTGATTACAGTGCTGTGTTAGAAGCACAGTATGGAGCACTGGGCACTCCTGAACGTGCGAAGTTTGACGAAGAAGCTTATGCTTTTTATACGAGTCAAATACTTTTGGATGCGCGAAAGAATGCCAGATTGACGCAGGAAGAGCTTGCAAAACGTATCGGTGCCAACAAATCATACATCTCACGCATTGAGAAAGGCATTACAGTTCCGAGTGTTGCTACTTTCTATCGTATCATAAATGCTTTAGGATTAACGATTGAGCTTAAACCTGCTTTATGA